In one Paenibacillus sp. JQZ6Y-1 genomic region, the following are encoded:
- the rsgA gene encoding ribosome small subunit-dependent GTPase A produces the protein MHDYGYNDHFARAFHELEQGTPLIPARVTAVFKHVLRVVSADGEQLARPKSSAFRDALRTERPAIGDFVALESHPGDTSLIHAVLPRQTLFLRDDPDPDEQQQVVAANFDYCFLVNSANNDFNINRLERYLTIAWNSGANPVVVLTKADLADNLSTYLDELEAAALGVPIFAVDSLSGNGFPELRALLSPGQTIVLLGSSGVGKSSLVNALAGEEKMKTSGIREDDARGRHTTTHRELHLLSSGVIVIDTPGMRGLGVGQASEGLEETFSDIEALGEHCRFADCSHENEPGCAVQQALTDGTLSSKHYINWQKLKREIAFNERKQNSQQMRQDKQKWKAITKAHKANKNSPKKSLR, from the coding sequence ATGCACGACTATGGATACAATGATCATTTTGCCCGCGCGTTTCACGAACTAGAGCAAGGTACACCACTGATTCCGGCGCGAGTAACGGCTGTATTTAAGCATGTGCTGCGCGTAGTCTCCGCAGATGGCGAGCAATTGGCACGTCCGAAAAGCTCTGCCTTTCGTGATGCGCTACGTACCGAACGTCCGGCAATTGGCGATTTTGTCGCATTGGAGAGTCATCCGGGCGATACGTCGCTGATCCATGCTGTTCTACCGCGTCAGACGCTGTTCTTACGTGATGATCCAGACCCGGATGAGCAGCAGCAGGTGGTTGCAGCGAATTTTGATTATTGTTTTCTCGTCAATTCAGCCAATAATGACTTCAACATTAATCGATTGGAGCGCTATTTAACCATCGCTTGGAACAGCGGTGCCAATCCAGTCGTTGTGCTAACCAAAGCAGATCTAGCGGACAATCTGTCTACTTATCTGGATGAGCTAGAAGCCGCGGCGCTTGGCGTACCGATCTTCGCTGTAGATAGTCTGAGCGGCAACGGATTTCCAGAGCTGCGCGCTCTGCTCTCCCCTGGTCAAACGATTGTGCTACTTGGCTCGTCAGGTGTCGGTAAATCGTCACTGGTCAACGCTTTAGCTGGCGAGGAAAAAATGAAAACGAGCGGTATTCGCGAAGATGATGCGCGTGGTCGTCATACAACGACGCACCGCGAGTTGCATCTGCTGTCTAGTGGTGTCATTGTCATTGATACACCGGGTATGAGAGGGCTTGGCGTAGGTCAAGCTTCAGAGGGGTTAGAAGAAACCTTTAGCGATATTGAAGCGCTGGGCGAGCATTGTCGATTCGCCGATTGCTCGCACGAAAACGAACCCGGCTGTGCCGTACAACAGGCATTAACCGACGGAACGCTTTCCTCCAAGCATTATATTAACTGGCAAAAGCTCAAACGTGAGATCGCCTTTAATGAGCGTAAACAAAACAGCCAGCAAATGCGTCAGGATAAGCAAAAGTGGAAAGCAATCACCAAAGCCCATAAAGCGAACAAAAACAGTCCCAAAAAAAGCCTAAGATAG
- the murB gene encoding UDP-N-acetylmuramate dehydrogenase, with protein sequence MNVNTLQFDQLCQLNASLAPYSTYEIGGTARHLGQPATTAELVTLLEGSHQKGLGVKWFGMGSNILFPDQPQDDMLFLSLKRHVELEFSTNRLFVSAGVPMTWLALIGVMTGIQGMDFTYLLPGTMGAGIYMNAKYFKHDISGLLERVYYIDVMHPEKGMQQIGVEQCQYAYKQSIFQQNPWIIVGADLHIGDYTLPEKEQWDEIMREMRESSIASSILPEYFAYYKNWIPRLEAAGYTVPQAFHDVIEDRGGKHHFDHACCGSVFKNNYDFGQPTGKLVDELGLRGTQHGQARISPHHGNFIQNTGGATASDILYLIHLVQEKVDARFGFVPEPEVVIL encoded by the coding sequence ATGAATGTGAACACATTGCAATTTGATCAATTATGCCAGCTGAATGCCAGTCTGGCTCCTTATTCGACCTATGAAATTGGTGGCACTGCACGGCATCTGGGACAGCCTGCAACGACTGCCGAACTGGTCACACTGCTGGAAGGCAGTCATCAAAAAGGACTGGGTGTAAAATGGTTCGGTATGGGCTCTAATATACTGTTCCCAGATCAGCCACAGGACGATATGCTGTTCCTGTCGCTCAAGCGCCATGTAGAACTCGAATTCTCTACAAATCGGCTATTCGTCTCGGCAGGGGTGCCGATGACTTGGCTAGCACTGATTGGTGTGATGACCGGTATACAAGGAATGGATTTTACGTATTTGCTACCGGGTACGATGGGGGCGGGCATTTATATGAATGCCAAATATTTTAAACACGATATTAGTGGTCTGCTGGAGCGTGTGTATTATATTGATGTGATGCACCCGGAAAAGGGCATGCAGCAGATTGGTGTAGAGCAATGTCAGTATGCGTACAAGCAGTCCATTTTTCAGCAAAATCCGTGGATCATTGTTGGTGCGGATCTGCATATCGGGGATTACACGCTGCCTGAAAAGGAGCAGTGGGATGAGATTATGCGCGAGATGAGAGAGTCGAGCATCGCGTCATCGATCTTACCAGAATATTTTGCCTATTACAAAAATTGGATTCCACGTCTAGAAGCAGCAGGCTATACCGTTCCGCAAGCATTTCATGATGTGATCGAAGATCGCGGCGGTAAGCACCACTTTGATCATGCGTGCTGTGGGTCGGTATTCAAAAATAATTACGATTTCGGTCAACCGACTGGTAAGCTGGTGGACGAGCTGGGATTGCGCGGTACACAGCATGGACAGGCGCGTATTTCACCGCATCACGGTAATTTTATTCAAAATACTGGCGGCGCAACGGCTAGCGATATTCTGTATCTGATTCATCTGGTGCAGGAAAAGGTAGATGCACGATTTGGTTTTGTACCGGAGCCGGAAGTTGTCATTTTGTAA
- the trhO gene encoding oxygen-dependent tRNA uridine(34) hydroxylase TrhO codes for MSTSPYRILLFYKFVNIDDPETLTAEHLQYCKDLGIKGRILIAPEGINGTLSGTWEQTEKYMQDMRADARFADMVFKIDESEVHAFKKIFVRHKQELVTFRLEEDVNPNDLTGTHLSPKEFYEQLQRDDVIVIDGRNDYEYDIGHFRGAIRPGVESSREFPEWIRENLSEFKDKKILTYCTGGVRCEKLSGFLLKEGFNDVAQLDGGIVTYSKDPEVQGRLFDGKCYVFDERISVTINHTDEDVIVGKCFHCEDSTDHYVNCPVCNLQHIVCDSCEDEHEHYCSDACREKALVTAQK; via the coding sequence ATGTCTACAAGTCCATACCGGATTTTGTTGTTCTATAAATTCGTCAACATTGATGATCCGGAAACATTAACCGCTGAGCATTTGCAATATTGCAAAGACCTCGGCATCAAAGGTCGCATCCTGATTGCGCCTGAAGGCATTAACGGTACGCTGTCCGGCACATGGGAGCAAACCGAGAAGTACATGCAGGATATGCGCGCAGATGCACGCTTTGCCGATATGGTGTTCAAGATCGACGAATCCGAAGTTCATGCCTTCAAAAAGATCTTCGTGCGTCACAAGCAAGAATTAGTAACTTTCCGTCTGGAAGAGGATGTGAACCCGAACGATCTAACCGGTACACATCTGTCGCCAAAAGAATTCTACGAGCAGCTGCAACGCGATGATGTCATCGTGATCGACGGTCGCAATGATTATGAATACGATATTGGTCACTTCCGTGGTGCCATTCGTCCGGGCGTCGAATCGTCCCGCGAATTCCCAGAATGGATTCGTGAGAATCTGAGCGAGTTTAAAGATAAAAAGATTCTGACGTATTGCACAGGCGGCGTACGTTGTGAGAAACTGTCTGGCTTCCTGCTAAAAGAAGGCTTCAACGATGTAGCCCAGCTGGATGGCGGTATCGTAACGTATAGTAAAGACCCGGAAGTGCAAGGTCGTCTGTTCGACGGCAAATGCTATGTGTTCGATGAGCGCATCTCCGTTACAATTAACCATACCGACGAGGATGTAATCGTTGGAAAATGCTTCCACTGCGAAGATTCGACTGATCATTATGTGAACTGCCCCGTTTGTAACTTGCAGCATATTGTTTGCGATAGCTGTGAGGACGAGCATGAGCACTATTGTTCAGATGCTTGTCGGGAGAAAGCGCTGGTAACGGCGCAGAAATAA
- a CDS encoding GNAT family N-acetyltransferase has translation MTLSLELVPRSKKKVIREMMQLYLYDFTYYLNIELNEKGRFPEYPDLDEFWSRPGRKFPYLIYSDDHIAGFALVDRLGAGEAADYYMTEFFVLHKYRRAGVGKWAANQLFDHYPGRWKVTQVSTNIPAQTFWRRIIGEYTNDNYREQLELDHGGPSQYFHSNRMM, from the coding sequence ATGACGCTATCGCTGGAATTGGTACCAAGAAGCAAAAAGAAAGTTATTCGTGAAATGATGCAACTCTATCTATATGATTTTACATATTATTTGAATATCGAATTAAATGAAAAAGGACGCTTTCCCGAATACCCCGATCTTGACGAATTCTGGAGCCGCCCCGGACGCAAATTTCCATATCTCATCTATTCCGACGATCATATCGCTGGTTTTGCACTTGTTGACCGACTCGGAGCCGGTGAAGCCGCTGACTATTATATGACTGAATTTTTCGTCCTACACAAATACAGACGCGCCGGTGTTGGGAAATGGGCAGCAAACCAACTGTTTGACCATTATCCCGGTCGCTGGAAAGTTACTCAAGTCAGTACCAATATCCCCGCCCAAACGTTCTGGCGCCGTATCATTGGCGAATACACCAATGACAACTACCGCGAACAGCTCGAACTGGATCACGGCGGACCAAGCCAATACTTCCATTCCAATCGTATGATGTAA
- the xerS gene encoding tyrosine recombinase XerS, with protein MTIQKITDRRKLDEKLPSMPWYVEQFISYKLPDLSPSTLLEYIRDYESFFGWLIAEGLSAATSFKDIQLQELETLRMDDVTGYRLHLTTRVEGANARVTVSRKLSALRSLFHYLSQIAEDDDFYPLLKRNIMAKIELKRLQKPKDTAAKLKGKILEDEELLEFVGYILEGHRETIANNKQALYSYELNRERDACIASLILNTGLRVSEVVNLNMNDLDLNQKMLYVSRKGNNDETFKTPVYFREQARDELHTYLQLRETRYRTPRNESALFVAKPNGHSSGKRMTKRAIQAMIIKYATHFGKPYLTVHKLRHSFATDYYLQNDIYKTKEQLGHASTETTEIYAHLTDKTMSEAIERRSDQ; from the coding sequence ATGACTATACAGAAAATCACGGATCGCCGCAAGCTGGATGAGAAGCTACCGTCCATGCCTTGGTATGTAGAGCAGTTTATTAGCTACAAGCTGCCTGACCTATCGCCATCCACATTGCTGGAATACATACGGGATTATGAATCCTTTTTTGGCTGGCTGATTGCGGAAGGATTATCTGCGGCGACGTCGTTCAAGGATATTCAATTGCAGGAGCTGGAAACGCTACGAATGGATGATGTGACAGGTTATCGTCTGCATTTGACGACTCGTGTGGAGGGTGCGAATGCGCGTGTAACCGTATCACGTAAGCTCTCAGCTCTCCGCTCGCTATTTCATTATTTAAGTCAGATTGCCGAGGACGATGACTTTTACCCTCTGTTAAAACGCAATATCATGGCAAAAATCGAACTCAAACGGCTACAAAAGCCCAAGGATACTGCTGCCAAGCTAAAAGGCAAAATTCTGGAGGATGAGGAGCTGCTAGAGTTTGTCGGCTATATTCTCGAAGGACACCGCGAAACCATTGCCAACAATAAGCAAGCTTTGTATTCGTATGAACTCAACCGAGAACGCGATGCCTGTATTGCTAGTCTAATTCTGAACACTGGACTGCGCGTATCCGAGGTCGTGAATTTGAACATGAATGATCTGGACCTGAATCAGAAAATGCTATATGTATCGCGCAAAGGTAATAATGACGAGACATTCAAAACGCCAGTTTATTTCCGTGAGCAGGCGCGCGATGAACTGCATACGTATTTGCAGCTGCGTGAGACGCGTTATCGTACGCCGCGCAATGAATCGGCATTATTTGTTGCCAAGCCGAATGGGCACTCATCCGGCAAACGCATGACCAAACGCGCGATTCAGGCGATGATTATCAAATATGCCACGCATTTTGGTAAGCCGTATCTGACCGTACACAAGCTCCGACACTCCTTTGCTACCGATTATTATTTGCAAAATGATATTTATAAGACAAAGGAACAGCTAGGTCATGCTTCGACTGAAACGACGGAGATTTATGCGCATCTGACGGATAAAACGATGTCGGAAGCGATTGAACGTCGCAGCGATCAGTAA
- a CDS encoding NADPH-dependent FMN reductase: protein MVKVTLIAGSTRPEASTTRLCEYIARLLKEQGHEAEVFDLQQHPLPLYGPGEAYGHEEVLKLSAAAKGADALVLATPEYHGSLSGVLKNALDFLNSESFNNKVVLAANSAGGQVGTASLLHLQTIVRNLHGINCPEWISIGGAQREFDQDGNPADEGVELRIRTAVASFIDLAVKLTNAKEA, encoded by the coding sequence ATGGTAAAAGTAACACTGATCGCAGGAAGCACGCGCCCGGAAGCATCAACAACTCGGTTGTGTGAATATATCGCTCGTTTGCTAAAAGAGCAGGGGCATGAAGCGGAAGTATTCGATCTACAACAGCATCCATTGCCATTATACGGTCCGGGTGAAGCGTACGGTCATGAGGAAGTACTGAAGCTGTCCGCTGCTGCCAAAGGTGCAGATGCGCTTGTACTGGCAACACCGGAGTATCACGGTTCTCTGTCCGGCGTACTGAAAAATGCGCTTGATTTCCTCAATAGCGAATCCTTTAACAACAAAGTCGTTCTGGCAGCCAATTCTGCAGGTGGTCAAGTCGGTACTGCTTCGCTGCTTCATCTGCAAACCATCGTGCGCAATCTGCACGGAATCAACTGCCCAGAATGGATCTCCATCGGTGGCGCACAGCGCGAATTCGATCAGGACGGCAATCCAGCAGATGAGGGTGTGGAGCTGCGGATTCGTACGGCAGTTGCTTCATTTATCGATCTGGCAGTGAAATTGACGAACGCAAAAGAAGCATAA
- the mobB gene encoding molybdopterin-guanine dinucleotide biosynthesis protein B, with protein MSSHQEKPSIPVIQIVGYKNAGKTTLVTSLLPLWAAAGKRVAVIKHDAHQFQMDHEGTDTFAHTEAGAAAVAITSPSRTAILSQQSTSLDELIQQLAQTGNPPYDLILVEGFKREPYPKVVIVADDSGLELLEQVTALHWIYARLQSENIATHFLNMKQIPIIPSGKDGIMELFTLLNAYIES; from the coding sequence ATGAGTAGTCATCAGGAGAAGCCCTCTATTCCTGTCATCCAGATCGTAGGCTACAAAAATGCTGGCAAAACGACACTTGTAACCTCGCTGCTTCCATTATGGGCAGCAGCGGGCAAGCGGGTCGCCGTGATCAAGCATGATGCTCATCAGTTTCAAATGGATCACGAAGGCACCGATACATTTGCTCACACTGAAGCAGGTGCGGCAGCGGTGGCTATCACCTCGCCGTCTCGTACTGCCATTCTGTCGCAGCAATCGACATCACTGGATGAGCTAATTCAGCAGCTAGCGCAGACTGGCAATCCTCCGTATGATCTGATTCTTGTGGAAGGATTTAAAAGGGAACCCTATCCGAAGGTCGTTATTGTGGCGGATGATTCGGGGCTAGAATTGTTGGAGCAGGTAACGGCATTGCACTGGATTTATGCACGTTTGCAATCAGAGAACATCGCCACCCATTTTTTAAATATGAAGCAAATACCTATTATTCCATCTGGAAAAGATGGTATTATGGAGTTGTTCACGTTATTGAATGCTTACATAGAATCCTGA
- a CDS encoding molybdopterin molybdotransferase MoeA, protein MTPASLDSAKFQRKPITPAAAQQQIAAYVKPAATEQIPLHTAGGRFLAQTVTAPHPYPHFRRSGMDGYALVAADLEHASSDQMIWLKVVDNIPCGYTPSVDITSGHAARIMTGAMVPDGADVVVMLEMTEQRTEQGEVFVGIKRQVERGRNITPIGLEVQQGDVLLEQGNVIGAGEMSVLATFGVHTVTVYRRPQVAVFSTGTELLNVEDEIEPGKIRNSNSLMLAEQIRAAGGEPHLLGAVEDNLELARGVMLSALETYDLVVSSGGVSVGDYDIMGDLVRSDEVEMLFNKISMRPGSVTTCAVKDGKLLFALSGNPGACFVGCELLVRPTIRQMMGSQDSYLPEWQAELGRDYVKINSFTRFVRGRLEAHHGKLVAYPALLDESNVMVTIKDSDCLIIIPPTSETLPAGTNVQVLRLAR, encoded by the coding sequence ATGACGCCAGCATCACTAGATAGCGCCAAATTTCAGCGCAAACCGATTACACCAGCTGCCGCACAGCAGCAAATTGCTGCCTATGTGAAACCAGCGGCGACAGAACAGATTCCGTTACATACAGCAGGCGGACGCTTTTTAGCGCAAACGGTAACGGCACCGCACCCCTATCCTCATTTTCGTCGTTCCGGTATGGACGGCTATGCGTTGGTGGCAGCGGATTTGGAGCATGCGTCTAGCGATCAGATGATCTGGTTGAAGGTGGTCGATAATATTCCGTGTGGTTATACGCCATCTGTAGATATTACATCCGGTCATGCAGCGCGTATTATGACGGGGGCGATGGTGCCGGACGGTGCAGATGTTGTCGTGATGCTAGAAATGACGGAACAGCGTACCGAGCAGGGAGAAGTCTTTGTCGGTATTAAGCGTCAGGTGGAGCGTGGACGCAACATTACGCCGATTGGACTTGAGGTTCAACAAGGCGATGTGCTGCTGGAGCAAGGCAATGTAATCGGAGCAGGGGAGATGAGTGTACTTGCAACCTTTGGCGTACATACGGTAACGGTATATCGTCGCCCGCAAGTAGCCGTATTTTCTACGGGTACTGAGCTGCTGAATGTGGAGGACGAGATCGAGCCGGGCAAAATTCGTAACAGTAACTCGCTAATGCTAGCGGAGCAAATTAGAGCGGCAGGCGGTGAACCGCATCTATTGGGAGCCGTTGAGGACAATCTGGAACTAGCACGTGGCGTGATGCTGAGTGCACTGGAAACATATGATCTAGTCGTATCCAGCGGAGGAGTATCCGTAGGAGACTATGATATTATGGGCGACCTTGTTCGTAGCGATGAGGTTGAGATGCTGTTTAACAAAATATCGATGCGTCCAGGCAGCGTAACGACTTGTGCTGTTAAGGATGGTAAGCTGTTATTCGCTTTATCTGGCAATCCGGGCGCCTGCTTTGTTGGTTGCGAGCTGTTAGTACGTCCAACTATTCGTCAGATGATGGGCAGTCAGGATAGCTATTTACCAGAGTGGCAAGCAGAGCTGGGACGAGATTATGTGAAAATTAACAGCTTTACCCGTTTTGTGCGTGGACGGCTGGAAGCACATCATGGCAAGCTGGTTGCTTATCCGGCACTGCTGGATGAATCGAATGTGATGGTAACGATCAAGGATAGCGATTGCCTGATCATCATTCCACCGACGAGCGAAACCTTGCCTGCCGGTACGAATGTCCAAGTATTAAGGCTGGCGCGCTAA
- a CDS encoding beta-mannosidase: MGLDAGQMQADNKNKLTLDRQWRLQHFRQGEMNPLEVAAANLDDRYWLSTTVPGDIHSTLIQHRLIPDPYFGHQDQLSRWVEQEEWWYRTTFDYELITDRRERHELVFEGLDTFATVYVNGHEIGQAANMHRRYAFDVSRLLRHGWNSIAVRFDPLHDHHRHKEKFDWSSYTKERPWIRKAAMNFGWDWGPRIITAGIWGEVYIQRQHIARLQDVYVHTAEVNDKQAVVDIQATCEMVRPLRYTSFNEQRMNSSVSQGTETTFSSTQTNATTAHGHAHEDEEALQWTVTLYDRDHQQIAREEVTISQQEHSTRGQKAYELPLHSQLCVPSPQLWWTHDLGDPYLYELDMRLSTQDGQEIDRSVQQIGIRTLELQLDDGQGQPLFAFVLNGVRLYAKGTNWIPADNLIGSIPSQRYGDLLELSVQAHMNMMRVWAGGIYEKDIFYDYCDRLGILVWQDFAFANALFPDFNHDFMNNVQAEVQDNVRRLRNRPSLALWCGNNEIDWLYDMKTAGGDIQSPFYGEVIYHEWIPDILEQLDPYRPYWPSSPYGGNDVNDPNVGDRHNWQVWHGSVYPRSYGEAPLLDYSIEGVSFAHYKEDMALFSSEFGMHAAANPYTLSRYVPEDEYYWGSQEMAYRNKDTNHRKGILLMEGYTGIPQNMEQYIRYSMLTQAEGLKYGIEHYRRHKHRNSGSLIWQLNDSWPGTSWSIIDYELLPKAAYYYAKRFYHPLLLSLDHEPGQPLHIWAVNDTLSILDMTVTLDVMTWKGEVIYSRSFQGNVPANEALQLGSVSEEQILQPSDSSSGVSANEVIVILKSNHPNVPENRYYLRSPKELQLPAARLSVEVDAEQGQVVINNGAVIARMVTVELQQGRLRWSDNYFDLLPGERKIVHIEHPHGKPILWDTLKVSGWNVECQES, encoded by the coding sequence ATGGGTTTGGATGCTGGGCAAATGCAGGCAGATAACAAAAATAAGTTGACGTTAGATCGGCAGTGGCGATTGCAGCATTTTCGGCAGGGAGAGATGAATCCGCTGGAAGTGGCGGCTGCCAACTTGGATGATCGATATTGGCTGAGTACGACGGTACCCGGAGACATACATAGTACGTTGATTCAACATCGACTGATTCCTGATCCGTACTTTGGTCATCAGGATCAGCTGAGTCGCTGGGTGGAGCAGGAGGAATGGTGGTATCGGACGACATTTGATTATGAGCTGATCACGGATCGGCGGGAGCGCCATGAATTGGTGTTTGAAGGATTGGATACGTTTGCGACAGTGTATGTGAATGGGCATGAGATTGGGCAGGCTGCCAATATGCACCGTCGGTATGCGTTTGATGTATCGCGTCTATTGCGTCATGGGTGGAACAGTATTGCGGTACGTTTTGACCCGTTGCATGATCATCATCGCCACAAGGAGAAGTTCGATTGGTCCTCTTACACGAAGGAGCGACCGTGGATTCGCAAAGCAGCGATGAATTTTGGCTGGGATTGGGGACCACGTATCATCACGGCAGGCATTTGGGGTGAGGTATACATCCAGCGGCAACACATTGCCCGTTTACAGGATGTATATGTACATACGGCTGAAGTGAACGACAAGCAGGCAGTTGTGGATATACAAGCGACATGTGAAATGGTGCGTCCGCTGCGATATACGAGTTTCAATGAGCAGAGAATGAACTCCTCTGTATCCCAAGGCACAGAAACGACATTCTCGTCAACTCAGACCAATGCAACAACTGCACATGGGCATGCTCATGAGGATGAAGAAGCATTGCAATGGACCGTTACTCTATATGACCGCGATCATCAGCAGATTGCACGCGAGGAAGTGACCATTTCGCAACAAGAGCATTCCACGAGAGGACAGAAGGCATATGAACTTCCGCTCCATTCGCAATTGTGTGTTCCTTCGCCCCAGCTATGGTGGACGCATGATCTGGGCGATCCTTATTTATATGAATTGGACATGAGGTTGTCTACGCAGGACGGACAAGAGATAGATCGATCTGTACAGCAAATTGGTATCCGTACGCTAGAATTGCAGCTGGATGATGGGCAAGGACAGCCATTGTTTGCGTTTGTATTGAATGGGGTTCGACTGTACGCTAAGGGAACCAACTGGATTCCGGCGGACAATCTGATCGGTTCTATTCCATCGCAGCGATATGGTGATTTGCTAGAATTATCAGTGCAGGCACATATGAATATGATGCGTGTATGGGCTGGTGGTATTTATGAGAAGGATATTTTTTATGACTATTGTGATCGACTGGGCATTCTCGTATGGCAGGATTTTGCGTTTGCGAATGCGTTATTCCCAGATTTCAATCATGATTTTATGAACAATGTGCAAGCAGAGGTGCAGGATAATGTGCGCCGATTGCGCAATCGTCCATCGCTGGCGTTATGGTGTGGTAACAATGAGATCGATTGGTTATACGATATGAAAACAGCGGGTGGAGACATTCAAAGTCCATTTTATGGCGAAGTTATTTATCACGAATGGATTCCAGATATATTGGAGCAATTGGACCCGTATCGTCCGTACTGGCCTTCTTCGCCGTATGGAGGGAATGACGTCAACGATCCAAATGTCGGTGATCGACACAATTGGCAGGTGTGGCATGGCTCGGTGTATCCGCGCAGCTATGGAGAAGCGCCGCTGCTGGATTATAGCATCGAGGGAGTGAGCTTTGCGCATTATAAGGAGGATATGGCGTTGTTCAGCAGCGAGTTTGGCATGCACGCAGCTGCCAATCCGTATACTTTATCTCGTTATGTGCCAGAGGATGAATATTACTGGGGCAGTCAGGAGATGGCATATCGGAACAAGGATACGAATCATCGCAAAGGCATTTTGCTGATGGAGGGATATACTGGCATTCCGCAAAATATGGAGCAGTATATTCGCTATTCCATGCTCACGCAGGCGGAAGGTTTAAAGTATGGCATTGAGCACTATCGCCGTCATAAGCATCGGAACAGCGGCAGCCTGATCTGGCAACTGAACGATAGCTGGCCTGGCACAAGTTGGTCGATTATCGACTATGAATTACTGCCCAAAGCAGCGTATTATTATGCGAAGCGCTTTTATCATCCATTGCTGTTATCGCTGGATCATGAGCCGGGACAGCCGCTGCATATCTGGGCTGTGAATGATACGTTGTCTATACTGGATATGACGGTCACATTGGACGTGATGACATGGAAGGGTGAAGTGATATATTCCCGGTCATTTCAGGGAAATGTGCCAGCTAACGAAGCCTTGCAGCTAGGGAGCGTATCGGAAGAACAGATTTTGCAACCATCAGACAGTTCGAGTGGTGTCAGTGCCAATGAGGTTATTGTAATCCTGAAGTCCAATCATCCGAATGTACCAGAAAATCGATATTATCTCCGTTCACCAAAGGAATTACAGCTTCCTGCAGCGAGGTTGAGCGTTGAGGTTGATGCAGAGCAGGGGCAGGTTGTGATTAATAACGGAGCTGTTATCGCGCGTATGGTAACGGTCGAGCTGCAACAGGGTAGGCTGCGATGGAGCGATAATTATTTTGATCTGCTACCAGGTGAGCGCAAGATCGTTCACATAGAGCATCCGCATGGCAAGCCAATTCTTTGGGATACGTTGAAGGTGAGTGGCTGGAATGTGGAGTGTCAAGAGAGTTAA
- a CDS encoding DUF4247 domain-containing protein, whose product MKQRSSFTIKLILIVSLVASLLSGCGFGSSKINYPLESVSRNGNSTSYVYRAANQTVPVVAEQLSDQRTPENMSVQDPERMFLVYKDELIQVQRDPAKTQDTLIEVDSTEYVRQNYNSSFLQGYLTASLLQQLFGGSSYGGYGGYGGGTYRGYTSQSTYPPKTQYNKPTSQDMKQAPPLTVDKSGSIFKRGNTSGSKRSTYGDNVSNRGSPSSSGTINRGSSSSNNSGGFFSSRSSSPKSSFGSGKIRKRGRR is encoded by the coding sequence ATGAAACAACGTTCATCTTTTACAATTAAGCTGATTCTGATCGTCAGTCTGGTCGCTTCGCTGCTATCGGGCTGTGGATTTGGCAGCTCGAAGATCAACTATCCACTGGAATCGGTCAGCCGTAATGGCAATTCGACCTCCTATGTGTACCGTGCTGCGAATCAGACGGTGCCAGTGGTGGCAGAACAATTGTCCGATCAGCGAACACCGGAAAATATGTCGGTGCAGGACCCAGAGCGCATGTTCCTTGTATATAAGGACGAATTAATTCAAGTACAGCGTGACCCTGCAAAAACGCAAGATACGCTCATTGAGGTTGATTCGACCGAGTATGTACGTCAAAATTACAATTCCAGCTTTTTGCAAGGATATTTGACGGCATCGCTATTGCAGCAATTGTTCGGCGGTAGCAGTTATGGTGGTTACGGTGGATATGGCGGTGGTACATACCGAGGATATACGAGTCAGAGCACGTACCCGCCCAAAACACAATACAATAAGCCAACCTCACAGGATATGAAGCAAGCTCCGCCGCTAACTGTGGATAAATCCGGTTCTATTTTCAAACGAGGGAATACGTCGGGATCGAAACGCTCTACGTACGGAGATAACGTTTCTAATCGTGGGTCGCCATCGTCTAGCGGAACGATTAACCGTGGTAGTAGCTCATCCAATAACAGTGGCGGTTTCTTCTCATCACGCAGCAGTTCACCCAAATCGAGCTTTGGCTCAGGGAAAATACGCAAGCGTGGACGAAGATAA